From Sodalis glossinidius str. 'morsitans', the proteins below share one genomic window:
- a CDS encoding sugar glycosyltransferase: MSTLFKQIYRYTRPRAYRHNENLWPFCRITRGSTGEITHLRYKGQSVPLVPLAEWRHRYSGDALITATGPSIKEMDFAGLPPITVVGVNGAYALKDRLDFQLYIIVDMNFIDRRTDVLQSIIADPAITLFTTLHGIARIIDRFTLAAVRCRLALIEDACYRIYQPKVASDDVGLRFGQDPHIQFSPNYPNIAFTTDIRGGVFDACTVVFWALQILLFLGFTRLYIAGLDMTNFHQPRFYETDEDKLPSFLAEKFATLIVPAFTLASEVLQQNGVVVKNLSVHSALSNEIFEKVSFHDAFQS; encoded by the coding sequence ATGAGCACATTATTTAAGCAAATTTACCGCTATACCCGACCACGTGCCTACCGGCACAATGAAAACCTCTGGCCTTTTTGCCGCATCACCCGCGGCAGCACAGGAGAGATCACCCACCTGCGCTATAAGGGACAGTCGGTGCCGCTGGTGCCACTGGCCGAATGGCGTCACCGGTATAGCGGCGACGCGCTGATTACCGCAACCGGCCCATCCATCAAAGAAATGGATTTCGCCGGGCTGCCGCCGATAACGGTGGTGGGCGTTAACGGCGCCTACGCGCTTAAAGATCGGCTCGATTTTCAGCTGTATATCATCGTGGACATGAATTTCATCGATCGCCGCACCGATGTTTTGCAGTCGATAATCGCCGATCCGGCAATAACCCTGTTCACCACCTTGCACGGTATTGCCCGGATTATCGACCGTTTCACGCTGGCGGCGGTGCGCTGCCGGCTGGCGCTGATTGAAGACGCCTGTTATCGCATCTATCAACCCAAGGTTGCCAGCGATGACGTGGGCCTCCGTTTCGGCCAGGATCCCCATATCCAGTTTAGTCCGAACTATCCCAATATCGCCTTTACCACCGATATCCGCGGCGGGGTGTTTGATGCCTGCACGGTGGTATTCTGGGCGCTGCAAATTTTGCTCTTCCTGGGTTTCACTCGTCTGTACATCGCCGGGCTGGACATGACCAATTTCCATCAACCGCGTTTCTATGAAACCGATGAAGACAAACTGCCCTCGTTCCTGGCGGAGAAATTTGCCACACTCATCGTTCCCGCGTTCACCTTGGCCAGCGAGGTGCTGCAGCAAAACGGCGTGGTGGTGAAAAACCTTTCTGTGCACAGCGCGCTAAGCAATGAGATTTTCGAGAAGGTGAGCTTCCATGATGCTTTCCAGAGCTAG
- the rpmB gene encoding 50S ribosomal protein L28, which translates to MSRVCQVTGKRPVSGNNRSHAMNATKRRFLPNLHSHRFWVESEKRFVTLRVSAKGMRVIDKKGIETVLADLCVRGEKY; encoded by the coding sequence ATGTCCCGAGTCTGCCAAGTTACTGGCAAGCGCCCGGTGAGCGGCAACAACCGCTCCCACGCAATGAATGCGACCAAACGCCGTTTTCTGCCTAACCTGCACTCTCACCGTTTTTGGGTTGAGAGCGAAAAACGCTTTGTCACGCTGCGCGTATCTGCTAAAGGTATGCGTGTAATCGATAAGAAGGGCATCGAAACGGTTTTGGCCGATCTCTGTGTCCGCGGTGAGAAGTATTAA
- a CDS encoding O-antigen ligase family protein has protein sequence MMLSRASEYAGKGFQVFFPLFLFFSAIFCGYTRVNNLFHLSALCLLVMLAGNAVLRRQLFSDRRFNIGLSLTTLMLGYFCLTTLWSPHPQTLISDLTHALYLLLFLLMFRLMTLQGRRSIALWAVASGGMVLVVLTFLTVDPKTMLSHRMTDGFFGAPPNVIDLAGYFALGIFMCLILIRDTGARWLYLPVTVLLIALLLTQSRGPLLSLLCALVVLSALRSTMRGRHLLAMALIGAGVPTLLFMTRFGDIFLQRIVSGYQQSFIRFGIWRHTLELVAQKPFFGWGLDKQLSFVNLLGDTITTTHSLYMAALLKGGACGMLLLALVLVYGFIMAKQQCDRRQGLEGALFLFATEFYLTQGMFIIGNPAVAWNMFWFPLAVVLTLPAAASHADAPDCPRQR, from the coding sequence ATGATGCTTTCCAGAGCTAGCGAGTATGCTGGAAAGGGATTCCAGGTTTTCTTTCCGCTATTTCTGTTCTTTAGCGCTATCTTTTGTGGCTACACGCGGGTCAATAATCTCTTTCACCTGTCTGCGCTATGCCTGCTTGTGATGCTGGCGGGCAATGCCGTCCTGCGCCGTCAACTTTTCAGCGACCGCAGGTTCAACATTGGGCTGTCATTAACCACATTGATGCTGGGCTATTTTTGCCTCACCACCTTGTGGTCCCCCCATCCCCAGACGCTGATTTCCGACCTCACCCATGCTCTTTATCTGCTGCTGTTTCTTCTCATGTTCCGGCTGATGACCCTGCAAGGCCGGCGGTCGATAGCGCTATGGGCCGTAGCATCCGGGGGGATGGTACTGGTCGTACTCACCTTTCTTACGGTTGATCCCAAAACGATGCTGAGCCATCGCATGACGGATGGCTTTTTCGGCGCGCCGCCTAACGTTATCGATTTAGCGGGCTATTTCGCTTTGGGTATTTTCATGTGTCTTATCCTGATACGCGATACAGGCGCGCGCTGGCTCTATCTGCCGGTCACCGTGCTGTTGATCGCCCTACTGCTTACCCAGAGTCGCGGCCCCCTGCTGTCCTTGCTCTGTGCTCTGGTCGTCCTGTCGGCCTTACGGTCGACGATGCGCGGGCGCCATCTCCTGGCAATGGCGTTGATAGGAGCAGGGGTGCCCACCCTGCTGTTCATGACGCGTTTTGGCGATATCTTTTTGCAGCGCATTGTGAGCGGCTATCAACAAAGCTTCATCCGCTTTGGCATTTGGCGCCACACGCTGGAGCTGGTGGCGCAAAAACCCTTCTTCGGCTGGGGACTAGATAAACAGCTGTCGTTTGTCAACCTGCTGGGCGATACCATCACCACTACGCATAGCCTGTATATGGCTGCGCTGTTGAAAGGAGGCGCGTGCGGCATGCTGCTGCTGGCGCTGGTGTTAGTTTACGGCTTCATCATGGCCAAGCAGCAATGTGATCGCCGGCAGGGGCTGGAAGGCGCGCTGTTTCTGTTCGCCACCGAGTTTTATCTCACCCAGGGGATGTTTATCATCGGCAACCCCGCCGTCGCCTGGAATATGTTCTGGTTCCCGCTGGCGGTGGTGCTGACGCTGCCGGCGGCGGCCTCTCATGCCGACGCCCCCGACTGCCCCAGACAGCGCTGA
- a CDS encoding polysaccharide deacetylase family protein, producing the protein MATPAFIITIDTEGDNLWENHRHITTENAHYLPRFQALCERYRFKPVYLTNYEMAMDDVFVEFARDAVARGNGEVGMHLHAWNSPPAHDLTGDDGRHKPYLIEYPAAVMREKILFMTQLLEDTFQTKMLSHRAGRWAFDERYAAMLLELGYQVDCSVTPRVDWRRSPGAPVGTGGSNYRHFPDRAYFIDPDNIARPGASRLLEVPMTTRDKHAPWVNAVSQMYDRLRGKRRGSSVQWLRPAGGNAAQMCRVAAQSLAAGNDYVEFMLHSSEFMPGGSPTFRDKAAIEGLYRDLEQLFDWLQDRVTGMTLAQYYQRCLGQSGASA; encoded by the coding sequence ATGGCTACACCTGCTTTTATTATTACTATAGATACAGAAGGCGACAATCTCTGGGAAAACCATCGGCATATTACGACCGAGAACGCCCATTATTTGCCGCGTTTCCAGGCACTCTGCGAAAGGTATCGCTTCAAGCCGGTTTATCTCACCAATTATGAAATGGCGATGGACGATGTGTTTGTCGAATTCGCCCGCGACGCCGTCGCGCGCGGCAACGGGGAAGTCGGTATGCATCTGCACGCCTGGAACAGCCCGCCGGCCCACGATCTCACCGGCGATGACGGGCGTCATAAGCCTTACCTGATCGAATATCCCGCGGCGGTCATGCGGGAAAAAATACTTTTTATGACCCAACTGCTGGAAGACACATTCCAGACAAAAATGTTGAGCCATCGCGCCGGCCGCTGGGCGTTTGACGAGCGTTATGCCGCGATGCTGCTTGAGCTGGGCTACCAAGTGGATTGCTCCGTCACCCCGCGGGTGGATTGGCGTCGCTCCCCCGGTGCGCCGGTAGGGACGGGCGGCAGCAATTATCGCCATTTCCCCGATCGCGCCTATTTTATCGATCCCGACAATATTGCTCGCCCTGGCGCCTCACGGCTGCTGGAAGTGCCGATGACCACCCGCGACAAGCATGCGCCCTGGGTGAATGCGGTCAGTCAGATGTACGATCGTCTGCGTGGCAAACGGCGCGGTTCCTCGGTGCAATGGCTACGGCCCGCGGGCGGCAATGCCGCGCAAATGTGCCGGGTGGCGGCGCAGAGCCTGGCCGCAGGCAATGATTATGTGGAGTTTATGCTGCATTCATCTGAATTTATGCCGGGCGGCAGCCCGACGTTTAGAGACAAGGCCGCCATTGAGGGATTATATCGCGATTTGGAACAGCTGTTTGACTGGCTGCAAGACCGGGTAACCGGGATGACCCTGGCGCAGTATTATCAGCGCTGTCTGGGGCAGTCGGGGGCGTCGGCATGA
- the mutM gene encoding bifunctional DNA-formamidopyrimidine glycosylase/DNA-(apurinic or apyrimidinic site) lyase, which produces MPELPEVETSRRGIEPWVAGQTILRAEVRNARLRWPVDEEIIALRDQRVLSVQRRAKYLLLELEKGWIIIHLGMSGRLRVLPQPQPPEKHDHVDLVIGNGCIIRYTDPRRFGAWLWSDDLRTSRALAHLGPEPLSDKFDGRWLYQKSHNKRTSIKPWLMDNTLVVGVGNIYASESLFVAGILPGRAAGSLSEEEAGLLAESIKAVLLRSIEQGGTTLRDFLQSDGKPGYFVQELQVYGRGGEPCRVCGTPIQMAKHGQRSTFFCPACQH; this is translated from the coding sequence ATGCCGGAATTACCGGAAGTGGAAACCAGCCGCCGGGGAATTGAACCTTGGGTAGCGGGGCAGACCATCCTGCGGGCGGAGGTGCGCAATGCGCGGCTGCGCTGGCCGGTGGATGAAGAAATCATCGCGCTGCGGGACCAGCGGGTGCTGAGCGTACAGCGCCGGGCGAAATATCTGCTGTTGGAGCTGGAGAAGGGCTGGATCATTATCCATCTCGGCATGTCGGGACGTTTGCGCGTGCTGCCGCAGCCGCAGCCGCCGGAAAAGCACGACCATGTTGATTTGGTTATCGGCAACGGCTGCATCATCCGCTACACCGATCCCCGGCGCTTCGGCGCCTGGCTGTGGAGCGATGATCTGCGCACCAGTCGGGCACTGGCCCACCTGGGACCTGAGCCGCTGAGCGATAAGTTCGATGGTCGCTGGCTGTACCAAAAGTCGCACAATAAACGCACGTCAATCAAACCTTGGCTGATGGATAACACGCTGGTGGTCGGCGTCGGTAATATTTACGCCAGCGAATCCTTGTTTGTCGCCGGTATTCTGCCCGGCCGCGCCGCCGGTTCATTGAGCGAAGAAGAAGCGGGATTGTTGGCTGAGAGTATCAAGGCGGTGCTGCTGCGCTCCATTGAGCAGGGCGGCACCACGCTGCGGGATTTTTTGCAGTCCGACGGCAAGCCGGGCTATTTTGTGCAGGAGCTCCAGGTTTACGGTCGCGGGGGCGAACCCTGCCGGGTATGTGGGACGCCAATACAGATGGCCAAGCACGGCCAGCGCAGCACCTTTTTCTGTCCTGCATGCCAACACTAG
- a CDS encoding glycosyltransferase produces the protein MHILMIIDGLPGGGAEKVLLTLAQGLVSQGHRVSIFSLRGVCDYALPEGIEYQIIADHAHTPWRKLTELSRRARTLDKAVLASQQRNGEFDLVVSHLHKTDRIVARSRVLPRDRIWFCLHTMFSLGYLGHRKGLSRWLKRHKIHALYQDRNIIAVSRGVLEDMCQAFKVTPRQAEVIYNPFDFAAIRRLANAPCELAGQDYVIHVGRLHENKRQDRLLKAYAESGIQAPLVILGKGSDAMLRRLQSLAQDLQITDRMRFKAFNTNPYPYIRHARMLILSSDSEGFGNVLVEALICHTPVVSTRCPGGPVEILDGDLSAGLAELSSASLAKTMRAVYDRPPAILPSHLEAYEIATICRQYIALAHNAS, from the coding sequence ATGCATATATTGATGATCATTGATGGTTTACCCGGCGGAGGGGCAGAGAAAGTACTACTTACCCTCGCGCAGGGGTTAGTGTCCCAGGGCCATCGTGTATCGATATTTTCGCTGCGGGGCGTGTGCGATTACGCGTTACCGGAAGGTATCGAATACCAGATTATCGCTGACCACGCCCATACCCCCTGGCGCAAATTGACGGAACTGTCGCGCCGGGCGCGGACGCTGGATAAGGCGGTTCTGGCGTCACAACAGCGCAACGGCGAATTCGATCTGGTGGTTTCTCATCTGCACAAAACCGATCGCATAGTAGCGCGCAGCCGGGTACTGCCGCGAGATCGTATCTGGTTTTGTTTGCACACCATGTTCTCATTGGGTTATTTGGGCCATCGTAAAGGTCTTTCGCGTTGGCTGAAGCGCCATAAAATCCACGCGCTTTACCAGGATCGCAATATTATCGCCGTTTCCCGCGGCGTATTGGAGGATATGTGCCAGGCCTTCAAGGTGACACCGCGTCAGGCCGAAGTCATTTACAATCCTTTCGATTTCGCCGCTATCCGCCGGCTGGCCAACGCACCTTGCGAATTGGCCGGGCAGGATTATGTAATCCACGTGGGTCGCCTGCATGAAAACAAGCGCCAGGATCGCCTGCTGAAAGCGTACGCCGAAAGCGGTATTCAGGCGCCGCTGGTGATTCTGGGTAAAGGCAGCGATGCGATGCTGCGCCGTCTGCAGTCCCTGGCGCAGGATCTGCAAATTACCGATCGGATGCGGTTTAAAGCCTTCAACACCAATCCCTATCCCTATATTCGCCATGCCCGTATGTTGATTCTGAGCTCTGACAGCGAGGGGTTCGGCAATGTGTTGGTAGAGGCACTTATCTGCCATACGCCGGTGGTAAGCACCCGCTGTCCCGGCGGTCCAGTGGAAATTCTGGACGGCGATCTGTCCGCGGGGCTGGCAGAGTTAAGCAGCGCTTCGCTGGCGAAGACCATGCGGGCGGTTTATGACCGGCCGCCGGCTATTTTGCCTTCCCATCTAGAGGCCTACGAGATAGCGACAATTTGCCGGCAATATATCGCCCTGGCACATAATGCGTCCTGA
- the waaA gene encoding lipid IV(A) 3-deoxy-D-manno-octulosonic acid transferase, with translation MIYNIIIVLIQPLVWIRLLWRSRKAPAYRRRWAERYGFCRGKVKPGGIMLHSVSVGETLAAIPLVRALRHRYPLLPITVTTMTPTGSERVQSAFGKDVHHVYLPYDLPGAMSRFLDQVNPKLVIIMETELWPNLIKALHHRSIPLVVTNARLSARSAVGYKRFSGFVAGIMRRITLIAAQNEEDGARFLELGLKKNQLAVTGSLKFDISVTPELAARALTLRRQWAPRRPVWIATSTHEGEETLLLQAHSQLLANFPDLLLILVPRHPERFPAAREMTIKAGFNYIMRSSGEIPSGSTQVVVGDTMGELMLLYGIADLAFVGGSLVERGGHNPLEAAAHAIPVLMGPHTLNFRDICSKLDEAGGLITVTDVASLVTSVSTLLTDEDYRLYYGRHAVEVLHQNQGALQRLLNLLEPYLPQRSQ, from the coding sequence ATGATCTACAATATAATCATAGTCTTAATCCAGCCGCTGGTATGGATACGATTATTATGGCGCAGCAGAAAAGCGCCTGCCTACCGCCGGCGCTGGGCCGAACGTTACGGCTTTTGCCGGGGCAAAGTAAAACCCGGCGGCATCATGCTGCATTCCGTGTCGGTCGGCGAGACGCTCGCGGCCATCCCTTTGGTGCGTGCACTTCGCCACCGCTATCCGCTGCTGCCCATTACCGTCACGACGATGACGCCCACCGGCTCGGAGCGGGTACAGTCGGCGTTCGGTAAAGATGTCCATCATGTCTACCTACCCTATGATCTGCCTGGGGCGATGAGCCGTTTTCTCGATCAAGTGAACCCCAAGCTGGTTATCATCATGGAAACGGAGCTGTGGCCTAACCTTATCAAGGCGCTGCACCACCGCAGCATCCCGCTGGTGGTCACCAATGCGCGTCTGTCTGCCCGCTCCGCCGTCGGCTATAAAAGGTTTAGCGGTTTCGTCGCCGGCATCATGCGCCGTATTACGCTCATCGCGGCGCAAAATGAAGAGGACGGCGCCCGCTTCCTGGAGCTCGGGCTGAAAAAGAACCAGTTGGCGGTCACGGGCAGCCTGAAATTTGATATTTCCGTAACGCCTGAGCTGGCGGCGCGGGCGCTTACGCTGCGTCGCCAATGGGCGCCCCGGCGCCCGGTATGGATAGCCACCAGCACCCATGAGGGCGAAGAGACGCTGTTATTACAGGCCCATAGCCAGCTGCTGGCCAACTTTCCCGATCTGCTGCTGATCCTGGTCCCGCGCCACCCGGAACGATTTCCGGCGGCGCGGGAAATGACCATCAAGGCCGGCTTCAATTACATCATGCGCAGCAGCGGGGAAATTCCGTCCGGCAGCACGCAGGTGGTGGTAGGGGATACCATGGGCGAGCTGATGCTGCTGTACGGTATCGCCGATCTGGCCTTTGTCGGCGGCAGCCTGGTGGAGCGAGGCGGCCATAACCCTCTGGAGGCGGCAGCACACGCCATCCCCGTGCTAATGGGGCCGCATACTTTGAATTTCCGCGATATTTGCAGCAAACTGGACGAAGCCGGCGGTTTGATTACCGTGACCGACGTAGCGTCGTTGGTCACGTCGGTCTCCACCCTGTTGACCGACGAGGATTACCGTCTGTACTACGGCCGTCACGCCGTCGAGGTGCTGCACCAGAATCAGGGCGCACTCCAGCGCCTGTTGAATCTGCTGGAACCCTATCTGCCGCAACGGAGTCAGTGA
- a CDS encoding glycosyltransferase family 2 protein yields the protein MSHRKRLSVVLITRNEAELLPDCLASVSWADEIVVLDAGSVDETRHIAAQAGARVFQSTDWPGFGIQRQRAQAYASGDYILMLDADERVTPPLRQAIQDVLQHPDPNAVYSCARRNLFLGRFMRHSGWYPDRVVRLYARERYRYNALPVHESLATGDADVVALTGDLQHLTFRDLPAFQRKQLHYAEAWARERHRQGRKCGLFAIISHTSGAFFKTWLLRAGFLDGKQGWLLAVVNAQYTFNKYATLWALSHTVRGNDQ from the coding sequence ATGTCGCATAGAAAGCGTCTGTCGGTAGTGCTCATTACCCGCAATGAGGCTGAACTGCTGCCGGATTGTCTGGCGTCAGTGAGCTGGGCGGATGAAATCGTGGTGCTGGATGCCGGCAGCGTTGACGAAACGCGCCATATCGCCGCACAGGCCGGCGCACGCGTCTTCCAGTCTACGGACTGGCCGGGTTTCGGCATACAGCGTCAGCGGGCGCAGGCGTATGCCAGCGGCGATTATATCCTGATGCTTGACGCTGATGAGCGCGTCACGCCACCGTTACGCCAGGCGATTCAAGACGTGCTACAACATCCCGATCCCAATGCGGTTTACAGCTGCGCTCGGCGTAATCTGTTTCTCGGCCGCTTCATGCGCCACAGTGGCTGGTATCCGGATCGGGTAGTACGGCTGTACGCGCGCGAGCGCTATCGCTATAACGCACTGCCGGTACATGAATCTTTGGCGACGGGCGACGCCGATGTCGTTGCTTTGACGGGGGATTTACAGCATCTGACCTTCCGCGATTTGCCAGCTTTTCAGCGTAAACAGCTACATTACGCGGAAGCCTGGGCGCGTGAGCGCCATCGCCAGGGGCGCAAATGCGGCCTGTTCGCCATTATCAGCCACACCAGCGGCGCTTTTTTCAAGACCTGGCTGCTGCGCGCCGGTTTTCTAGACGGTAAACAGGGCTGGTTGCTCGCGGTGGTGAACGCGCAATATACTTTCAATAAATACGCCACCCTGTGGGCCTTAAGCCACACCGTGAGGGGAAATGACCAATGA
- the coaD gene encoding pantetheine-phosphate adenylyltransferase produces the protein MTNKAIYPGTFDPLTNGHLDLVTRAAKMFDVVVLAIAASPSKRPLFDLNERVALATQVTAHLPNVKVTGFSDLMADFARQQQANILIRGVRAMTDVDYEMPLAKMNRHLMPALETVFMLPAEAWSYISSTLVKEVALHGGDVDHFLPAPIAKEVRARLHP, from the coding sequence ATGACCAACAAAGCCATCTATCCCGGCACCTTCGACCCGCTGACCAATGGCCATCTGGATTTGGTGACCCGCGCCGCAAAAATGTTTGATGTCGTCGTGCTGGCGATAGCCGCCAGCCCCAGCAAACGTCCGCTTTTTGATTTAAATGAACGTGTCGCGCTGGCAACCCAGGTTACCGCCCACCTGCCCAATGTGAAAGTCACAGGCTTTAGCGATCTGATGGCCGATTTCGCCCGCCAGCAGCAGGCGAATATCCTCATCCGCGGCGTGCGCGCAATGACGGATGTCGATTATGAGATGCCGCTGGCGAAAATGAATCGTCACCTGATGCCGGCGCTGGAAACCGTGTTTATGCTACCCGCCGAGGCCTGGTCCTATATCTCCTCCACCCTGGTGAAAGAGGTGGCGCTGCACGGCGGCGATGTGGACCACTTTCTGCCTGCGCCCATCGCCAAAGAAGTCCGGGCGCGGCTGCACCCCTGA
- the rfaQ gene encoding putative lipopolysaccharide heptosyltransferase III, whose amino-acid sequence MPTRHDVTPAVPHKILLIKLRHHGDMILTTPVINNLLQHYPEAEIDVLLYKETAPILAHYPAIAHIHVIDREWKKQGLLRQLEHEYALAQTLRARHYDLVINLADQWRSAIVALLSGAAQRIGFDYTKRRSFLWSLAHNHLVTTADHARLHTVEQNLSILDPLNLAITDCSSSMYYATADKARGEALLREHQVMGDYIVIQPTSRWLYKCWDDTKMAQLIEGLATCRLPVVLTAGPDKHEQEMVAHIISLCRGVKPVNLAGQLSLPQLAAVIDGAHLFIGVDSAPMHMAAALNTPCVALFGPTKLQRWRPWSEKSIVLWAGDYTELPDPDTIDTQAPQRYLSAIPLEPVLAAAMTSLATEKPTVVRESAP is encoded by the coding sequence ATGCCCACGCGTCATGACGTCACCCCCGCCGTGCCCCACAAGATCCTGCTGATTAAATTGCGCCACCACGGCGATATGATTTTAACCACACCGGTTATCAATAATCTGCTCCAGCACTACCCGGAGGCGGAAATTGACGTGCTTTTGTATAAAGAGACAGCGCCGATTCTGGCACATTACCCGGCCATCGCCCACATTCATGTCATCGATCGTGAATGGAAAAAGCAGGGTCTGTTGCGTCAGCTGGAGCACGAATATGCTCTCGCGCAAACTTTACGCGCTCGCCATTACGACCTGGTCATCAATCTCGCCGACCAATGGCGCAGCGCGATTGTCGCCCTGCTCAGCGGCGCAGCGCAGCGGATTGGTTTTGACTATACCAAGCGGCGCTCTTTTCTCTGGAGCCTGGCCCACAATCATTTAGTCACCACCGCCGATCACGCCCGGTTGCACACCGTGGAGCAAAACCTCAGTATCCTGGACCCGCTTAACCTGGCGATTACCGACTGCAGTAGCAGCATGTACTATGCCACGGCGGATAAAGCACGCGGCGAAGCGTTGCTGCGCGAACATCAGGTGATGGGCGATTACATCGTCATCCAGCCCACATCGCGTTGGTTGTATAAATGCTGGGACGACACCAAAATGGCACAGCTGATTGAAGGTTTGGCAACGTGCCGGTTGCCGGTGGTGCTGACCGCCGGACCGGATAAGCATGAACAAGAGATGGTGGCGCATATTATTTCGCTTTGCCGCGGGGTAAAGCCCGTCAATCTGGCAGGGCAGCTATCGCTTCCTCAGTTGGCGGCGGTTATTGATGGCGCACATCTGTTCATCGGCGTCGATTCAGCGCCAATGCATATGGCAGCGGCGCTGAATACCCCCTGTGTGGCGCTGTTCGGCCCCACGAAACTGCAGCGCTGGCGGCCATGGAGCGAAAAAAGTATCGTGCTGTGGGCAGGGGATTATACTGAACTACCGGATCCGGATACCATTGATACTCAAGCCCCGCAGCGCTACCTGAGCGCCATACCGCTTGAGCCGGTACTGGCGGCGGCAATGACCTCTCTTGCGACAGAAAAGCCGACGGTGGTAAGGGAGTCTGCGCCATAA
- a CDS encoding glycosyltransferase family 4 protein: MTTIRLAIVRQKYRPDGGAERFISRALEALDNSGLELNIITRQWSGEPRPDWHVHICNPGGSGRIARERGFAAAARQYWQQHQFSLVQSHERIAGCDVFRAGDGVHQAWLEQRARIIPAHQRWLTHISRYHRYVLSAESEMFHSPTLKKIICNSAMVQNDIMRYYGVAEDKFALIYNAIDPQRFAPADGEQRRAAREALAIPEQACALIFVGSGFARKGLRQALEAVAATDRYLIVVGQDKHQRRYQALARSLGCLSRVRFAGVRQEVMPCYHAADALILPTLYDPFPNVILEAMSCGLPVITSQRCGGAEFIEQGREGFVCDTLDTASLRTFAAEVPSREQDPTMGEAARQRVSHCTPEHLSRQLTTLYRQLLS, from the coding sequence ATGACAACTATCCGCCTGGCGATAGTACGGCAAAAATACCGTCCCGACGGCGGCGCGGAACGCTTTATCTCCCGCGCCCTGGAGGCGCTTGATAACAGCGGCCTGGAGCTAAACATCATTACCCGCCAGTGGTCAGGGGAGCCCAGACCCGACTGGCATGTGCATATCTGTAATCCAGGCGGCAGCGGCCGCATAGCACGCGAGCGCGGTTTTGCCGCGGCCGCCCGGCAGTACTGGCAACAGCACCAGTTCAGTCTGGTGCAAAGCCACGAGCGCATCGCCGGCTGCGATGTCTTTCGCGCCGGCGATGGCGTCCACCAGGCGTGGCTGGAGCAGCGCGCGCGTATCATCCCCGCCCACCAGCGCTGGCTGACGCATATCAGCCGCTATCACCGTTATGTCCTATCGGCGGAGAGTGAAATGTTTCATTCGCCCACGCTTAAGAAAATCATCTGCAATTCGGCGATGGTGCAAAACGATATCATGCGTTACTACGGCGTAGCGGAGGATAAGTTCGCTCTGATATACAACGCCATTGATCCCCAGCGATTCGCGCCCGCCGACGGGGAGCAACGCCGGGCGGCCCGGGAAGCGCTGGCGATTCCCGAGCAGGCCTGCGCGCTGATTTTCGTCGGTTCCGGTTTTGCACGCAAAGGGCTGCGCCAGGCCCTTGAGGCAGTGGCGGCCACCGATCGCTACCTGATCGTCGTCGGACAAGACAAACATCAGCGCCGCTATCAGGCGCTGGCGCGAAGCCTGGGTTGCCTGTCGCGCGTGCGTTTCGCCGGGGTTCGCCAGGAAGTAATGCCCTGTTACCACGCCGCTGACGCGCTGATCCTGCCGACACTGTACGATCCGTTTCCCAATGTGATTCTTGAGGCCATGTCCTGCGGCCTGCCGGTTATCACAAGCCAGCGCTGCGGCGGTGCGGAGTTCATCGAGCAGGGACGCGAGGGCTTTGTCTGCGACACACTGGATACCGCCAGTCTGCGGACGTTTGCCGCCGAGGTGCCCTCCCGAGAGCAGGACCCCACGATGGGGGAGGCCGCACGTCAACGGGTGAGTCACTGTACGCCTGAGCATCTTTCGCGTCAGCTTACGACGCTGTATCGGCAACTGTTATCATAG
- the rpmG gene encoding 50S ribosomal protein L33 yields MAKGVREKIKLVSSAGTGHFYTTTKNKRTKPEKMELKKFDPVVRQHVIYKEAKIK; encoded by the coding sequence ATGGCTAAGGGTGTTCGCGAGAAGATCAAGCTGGTTTCTTCTGCTGGTACTGGTCACTTCTATACCACCACGAAGAACAAGCGTACCAAACCTGAAAAGATGGAATTGAAAAAATTCGATCCGGTAGTACGCCAGCATGTGATTTACAAAGAAGCCAAAATCAAATAA